The window TTGCCATTAATGCGGACTTCACTCCGGCGGGGCTTTACGAACTGGCTAAGATGGACGGCGCCATTATTTTAAGTGAAGATTGTCGTAAAATTATTGCCGCCAACACCCAGTTGATTCCGGACCTGATTATTCCCTCCAGCGAAACGGGAATCCGTCATAGAACCGCCGAACGGGTGGCGAAGCAATGCGACGCTCCGGTTATTTCCATATCCCAGCGCAGGGGAATTATCACCATCTATAAGGGAACGTTAAAGTATTTCCTGCGGGATATCGGCGTGATTTTGGCCAAGGCCAACCAGGCGGTGCAGACCTTGGAGAAATATCGGTCTGTTTCCGACAAAGTGATCCATGAGCTGTCGGTGCTGGAGCTGCAGGAAGTGGTTACCCTGTATGATGTAACCCGTTCCATCCAAAGGATTGAGATGGTTTTGCGGGTCAAAAAAGAAATCGATCGGTACATCAGCGAACTGGGGGTGGAGGGGCGCCTGATTGCCATGCAGATGGAAGAGTTGGTGGCTTCCGTTGAAGAAGAGGGACTCATGGTTATTCAGGATTACGCCACCACCCTGGGCGAAAAAACCCCCGAGAGTATTTTGAAAGTCATCGGCAGTTGGCCGGCGGAAGATCTGCTGGATCTGGTTTTAATTGCCAGGGCTTTGGGCTACCCGGGCAGTGCCAGTGTGCTGGATCAGGGTGTTTTTCCCCGGGGCTATCGTGTGTTGAAGAAAATCCCCCGGTTGCCGCTGCCCGTTATTGAGAATCTGGTGCTGACGTTCCAAAACCTAAAAACCATTCTCTCCGCTTCCATTCCGGAGCTGGATGAAGTGGAAGGAATCGGGGAAGCCCGGGCCCGCTCCATTCGGGAGGGTCTGCTGCGCTACCGGGAAATGCTGCTCAAAGACAGGTATAGCAAACAGTAAAAAGGCGTGGCTTAAGCCACGCCCTGAATTATTTGTATGAAAAAACTGAGAATTTGGTTTTTAAATCAATTTATGTCAGCGTATACCCCCTTAGAATTTCAAGTTGTTTGTGTTCTTTGATGAAAATATCGTACAGGTTTAAATCAAGCAGATTGCAGAGGGCGGTCATATAGAACAGGGAACGACCAATCTCTGTTTCAATGTTCTCCCGGCAATGACTGCAAAGTTCGCCGGAAAGGTGGGAATCCAAAAGACTTTTCAGG is drawn from Desulforamulus ruminis DSM 2154 and contains these coding sequences:
- the disA gene encoding DNA integrity scanning diadenylate cyclase DisA, producing MVKDEKVEDRLLRLLRTVAPGTPLREGLENILRAKTGALIVVGDSSEVMELAEGGFAINADFTPAGLYELAKMDGAIILSEDCRKIIAANTQLIPDLIIPSSETGIRHRTAERVAKQCDAPVISISQRRGIITIYKGTLKYFLRDIGVILAKANQAVQTLEKYRSVSDKVIHELSVLELQEVVTLYDVTRSIQRIEMVLRVKKEIDRYISELGVEGRLIAMQMEELVASVEEEGLMVIQDYATTLGEKTPESILKVIGSWPAEDLLDLVLIARALGYPGSASVLDQGVFPRGYRVLKKIPRLPLPVIENLVLTFQNLKTILSASIPELDEVEGIGEARARSIREGLLRYREMLLKDRYSKQ